The Candidatus Poribacteria bacterium DNA window CGCAATCCGACACGCGCAGAAGCGAAATTGAAATCCGCGAGAGCGGTCTACGGTTGGAACCCTGAAACCGAAAAACTTCCTTCAGCAGCCACATCAGATGTGAAAGCGGTGGTTCATCTGGCGGGTGAAACTATCGCAGGTAGATGGAATACCGAGAAAAAACGACGAATACGGGAGAGTCGCGTTCTCTCTACGAGAAACCTCGTGGAATCGTTTACTGGAGTGCCAACCAAACCGGATGTGCTTGTCTGTGCCTCCGCAATCGGATACTATGGCGATAGTGGTGATGAGTACTTTACGGAAGGGTCGCCTGCTGGGACTGACTTCCTCGCCAAAGTCTGCCAAGAATGGGAAACAGAAGCACAGAAAGCGGATGATCTTGGAATTCGGGTCGTCATGGTCCGCATTGGGCTTGTGCTTGGGTCAGGCGGTGGACTGTTAACACAGGTCCTTCCACCCTTTAAAATGGGAGTCGGTGGCATACTTGGTAGCGGTCGACAGTGGATGTCTTGGATTCATGTCGATGATGTGGTCGGTATCGTGATACATGCTTTAGAGAATGAAGAGATTCGGGGTCCTCTGAACGCGACGGCACCTGTCCCTGTCAGAAACGCAGAGTTTACGAAAACGCTCGGCACCGTGCTACGGCGACCGACGCTGTTTCCTGTCCCAACGTTCGGCTTGAGGTTAATGATGGGTGAATTTGCAGACTTCGTTGTGCTGAGTCAGAATGTCCTTCCAGAGAAAACGGAGGTAA harbors:
- a CDS encoding TIGR01777 family protein gives rise to the protein MANVLVSGGTGFIGSRVCTALHVQGDTVHVLSRNPTRAEAKLKSARAVYGWNPETEKLPSAATSDVKAVVHLAGETIAGRWNTEKKRRIRESRVLSTRNLVESFTGVPTKPDVLVCASAIGYYGDSGDEYFTEGSPAGTDFLAKVCQEWETEAQKADDLGIRVVMVRIGLVLGSGGGLLTQVLPPFKMGVGGILGSGRQWMSWIHVDDVVGIVIHALENEEIRGPLNATAPVPVRNAEFTKTLGTVLRRPTLFPVPTFGLRLMMGEFADFVVLSQNVLPEKTEVSGYEFRHRTLESALRDLL